One genomic segment of Lysobacter sp. 5GHs7-4 includes these proteins:
- a CDS encoding alpha-ketoglutarate-dependent dioxygenase AlkB — translation MKALCALADDLFASDCQTLVDDAEGGVRYWPGFADAATAQAWFDLLHAQADWTHLQRPMYDRIVDVPRLLAHYACDELPDTLPLADMLRRVRERAPAPYSRIGMNLYRDGRDSVAMHHDKLHTLVRGHPITLVSLGAPRRMLIRAQRGARETLAVDLAPGSLLSMSYASQLSHEHGIPKTRRAQGPRISVVFRVRTAG, via the coding sequence ATGAAAGCCTTGTGCGCCCTGGCCGACGATCTGTTCGCGAGCGATTGCCAGACCCTGGTCGACGACGCCGAGGGCGGCGTGCGCTACTGGCCCGGCTTCGCCGACGCCGCGACCGCGCAGGCCTGGTTCGACCTCCTGCACGCGCAGGCCGACTGGACGCACCTGCAGCGGCCGATGTACGACCGCATCGTCGACGTGCCGCGGCTGCTGGCCCATTACGCCTGCGACGAACTGCCCGATACGCTGCCGCTGGCGGACATGCTGCGGCGTGTGCGCGAACGCGCGCCGGCGCCCTACAGCCGCATCGGCATGAACCTCTACCGCGACGGCCGCGACAGCGTGGCCATGCACCACGACAAGCTGCACACCCTGGTGCGCGGCCATCCCATCACCCTGGTCTCGCTGGGCGCGCCGCGACGCATGCTGATCCGCGCTCAGCGCGGCGCGCGCGAGACCCTGGCCGTGGACCTGGCGCCGGGCAGCCTGCTGAGCATGAGCTACGCCTCCCAGCTCAGCCACGAGCACGGCATCCCCAAGACGCGGCGCGCGCAGGGGCCGCGCATCAGCGTGGTGTTCCGGGTGCGCACCGCGGGCTGA
- a CDS encoding winged helix-turn-helix transcriptional regulator, giving the protein MSRLQLLDLHIDLQRQRVERAGAALDVSGLSFRLFACLLAHGDRVMSYDRLAQEVWAPAVVSEETITQRIKLLRQALGDDSRAPRYIRSVRGQGYQLCAVPQAVAEAEPEAAATAPRSRRWRWAGAAALVAAAVVAALWWRYAATPSKSPLLARADYYAGIGQADNNERAIALYQQALAANPDDAAALIGLSRLSSARTCLYNGGRDNAERGLALARQLLRRDAENAKAWSAQAYAHDCLGDIDAAVSGYERALRLDPDDDNTRASLAYLQMEQGQVADALRGNMQLRGDPARVRFRDVQVARGLELLGFAEAARRRHQANFRLFPDNVFSNIAWPRSLFGARRYDEATAAVREALTRGTPHPDLYLLQGELALQRGDRAGARAAFAQALRLRPQSSLGITVNALYADTAPTPTWIAQRLAELRPSPAQPAPWPGLHLELAMLELARQRPDAAVAALDAAVAAGYRDRAYLQASPLFAALHGDPAFARVLARIDTDMARQRAQVASAAWKPADLP; this is encoded by the coding sequence GTGTCCCGACTCCAACTGCTAGACCTGCACATCGATCTGCAACGCCAGCGCGTCGAGCGCGCGGGCGCGGCCCTGGACGTGTCGGGTCTGAGCTTCCGCCTGTTCGCCTGCCTGCTCGCGCACGGCGACCGCGTGATGAGCTACGACCGGCTCGCGCAGGAGGTATGGGCGCCGGCGGTGGTCAGCGAGGAAACCATCACCCAGCGCATCAAGCTGCTGCGCCAGGCCCTGGGCGACGACAGCCGCGCGCCGCGCTACATCCGCTCGGTGCGCGGGCAGGGCTACCAGCTGTGCGCAGTGCCGCAGGCGGTGGCCGAGGCCGAGCCTGAGGCGGCCGCAACCGCGCCGCGCTCGCGGCGATGGCGCTGGGCCGGTGCCGCGGCCTTGGTCGCGGCCGCGGTGGTCGCGGCGCTGTGGTGGCGGTACGCGGCGACGCCATCGAAATCGCCGTTGCTGGCGCGTGCGGACTACTACGCCGGCATCGGCCAGGCCGACAACAACGAACGCGCGATCGCGCTGTACCAGCAGGCGCTGGCCGCCAATCCCGACGACGCGGCGGCGCTGATCGGCCTGAGCCGGCTGTCCAGCGCGCGCACCTGTCTTTACAACGGCGGCCGCGACAACGCCGAACGCGGTCTCGCGCTGGCGCGGCAGCTGCTGCGGCGCGACGCCGAAAACGCCAAGGCCTGGTCGGCGCAGGCCTACGCGCACGACTGTCTGGGCGATATCGACGCGGCCGTGAGCGGCTACGAGCGCGCGCTGCGGCTGGACCCGGACGACGACAACACGCGCGCCTCGCTGGCCTATCTGCAGATGGAGCAGGGCCAGGTCGCCGACGCCTTGCGCGGCAACATGCAGCTGCGCGGCGATCCGGCGCGGGTGCGTTTCCGCGATGTACAGGTCGCGCGCGGACTGGAGCTGCTGGGCTTCGCCGAGGCCGCGCGCCGCCGTCATCAGGCCAACTTCCGCCTGTTCCCCGACAACGTGTTCTCCAACATCGCCTGGCCGCGCAGCCTGTTCGGCGCGCGCCGCTACGACGAGGCCACGGCCGCCGTGCGCGAGGCGCTGACGCGCGGCACGCCGCATCCGGATCTGTACCTGCTGCAAGGCGAGCTGGCCTTGCAGCGCGGCGATCGCGCCGGTGCGCGCGCCGCGTTCGCGCAGGCGCTGCGGCTGCGGCCGCAGAGCTCGCTGGGCATCACGGTGAACGCGCTGTACGCCGATACCGCGCCGACGCCGACGTGGATCGCGCAGCGCCTCGCCGAGCTGCGCCCGTCGCCGGCCCAGCCCGCGCCGTGGCCGGGCCTGCATCTGGAACTGGCGATGCTGGAGCTGGCACGGCAGCGACCGGACGCGGCGGTGGCCGCGCTGGATGCGGCGGTCGCGGCCGGCTACCGCGACCGCGCCTACCTGCAAGCCTCGCCCCTGTTCGCCGCGTTGCACGGCGATCCGGCGTTCGCGCGCGTGCTGGCGCGCATCGACACCGACATGGCCCGGCAGCGTGCGCAGGTCGCGTCGGCGGCTTGGAAGCCGGCCGACCTGCCCTGA
- the imuA gene encoding translesion DNA synthesis-associated protein ImuA produces the protein MGAVVAIESLLAAQTLWHAGRSAGIAAEGESSGHAALDALLPQRGWPRRALTELLLPADGVGELSLLMPTLVRMTRAGGTVALIAPPYLPYAPAWQAAGVDLASLQIVDAAPRDALWAFEQCLRSGACAAVIGWPAQADAPALRRLQVAADSGDCLGFALRDRKHAANPSPAALRVEYARGAWHVRKCRGGPAPAQSYVPGAAVADSAASLTAVPGTA, from the coding sequence GTGGGCGCCGTGGTCGCCATCGAAAGCCTGCTGGCCGCGCAGACGCTGTGGCATGCCGGGCGCAGCGCCGGCATCGCCGCCGAGGGCGAATCCTCCGGCCATGCCGCGCTGGACGCGTTGTTGCCGCAGCGCGGCTGGCCGCGGCGCGCACTGACCGAACTGCTGCTGCCCGCCGACGGCGTCGGCGAGTTGTCGCTACTCATGCCGACCCTGGTACGCATGACCCGGGCCGGCGGCACGGTGGCGCTGATCGCGCCGCCGTATCTGCCGTACGCGCCGGCGTGGCAGGCGGCCGGCGTGGACCTGGCCTCGCTGCAGATCGTCGACGCCGCGCCACGCGATGCCCTGTGGGCGTTCGAACAATGCCTGCGCAGCGGCGCCTGTGCGGCGGTGATCGGTTGGCCCGCGCAGGCCGATGCGCCGGCGCTGCGCCGGCTGCAGGTGGCCGCCGACAGCGGCGACTGCCTGGGTTTCGCGCTGCGCGACCGCAAGCACGCGGCCAATCCTTCGCCGGCCGCCCTGCGCGTGGAATACGCGCGCGGCGCCTGGCATGTGCGTAAATGCCGCGGCGGTCCCGCGCCGGCGCAATCCTATGTGCCGGGCGCGGCCGTAGCGGACAGCGCTGCATCGCTCACCGCCGTACCGGGCACGGCGTGA
- a CDS encoding DNA polymerase Y family protein: MLWACILLPQLALDAVLRRLPDPAAPLALVTGPAQLRSLHAVNASAADAGLRAGMRLTAAHALLPEFSMVEYEPQAEARWQRFLAAWAYRHSSLVSAQWPGCIVLEVRASFRLLGPWPRIEARLREELAALGFSHRIALAPTPRAAYVLAGLRDGLALPYPGAMADCLDRVPVRRARLPEGDGERLQRMGVRDLRALRALPRDGLRRRFGLPLLEHLDRMYGQADDPLTYYAPPDHFDARVEMGYEVESHMALLFPLRRLIGDLCTYLSIRDGGVQRFVLRLEHEGAHTDVEVGLLAAEREPAMLFELTRNRLERVQIDQPVVALRLLARELPPFVPASRDLFDLRAQQTQPWPQLRERLRARLGDEAVYRVVPAGDPRPERAWRRVEGDQARIADAPARPPRPLWLLPQPMPLRDAQPRIVSGPERLESGWWDGADARRDYYLIETGQGQRAWAYAPPGEREGWMLHGWFA; the protein is encoded by the coding sequence ATGTTGTGGGCCTGCATACTGCTGCCGCAGCTGGCGCTGGACGCCGTCCTCCGGCGTTTGCCTGATCCCGCCGCGCCGCTGGCGCTGGTGACCGGGCCGGCGCAATTGCGCAGCCTGCATGCGGTCAACGCCAGCGCCGCCGACGCCGGCCTGCGCGCGGGCATGCGCCTGACCGCCGCGCATGCGCTGCTGCCGGAATTTTCGATGGTGGAATACGAGCCGCAGGCCGAAGCGCGCTGGCAGCGCTTCCTGGCGGCGTGGGCGTATCGCCACAGCTCGCTGGTCAGCGCGCAATGGCCGGGCTGCATCGTGCTGGAGGTGCGCGCCAGTTTCCGTCTGCTGGGGCCGTGGCCGCGCATCGAAGCGCGGCTGCGCGAAGAGCTCGCCGCGCTGGGTTTCAGCCACCGCATCGCGCTGGCGCCCACGCCGCGCGCGGCGTATGTGCTGGCCGGGCTGCGCGACGGCCTGGCGCTGCCGTATCCGGGCGCGATGGCCGACTGCCTGGATCGCGTGCCGGTGCGCCGCGCGCGCCTGCCCGAGGGCGACGGCGAGCGCCTGCAACGCATGGGCGTGCGCGACCTGCGCGCGTTGCGCGCGCTGCCGCGCGACGGCCTGCGGCGGCGCTTCGGCCTGCCGCTGCTGGAGCACCTGGACCGGATGTACGGACAGGCCGACGATCCGCTGACGTATTACGCGCCGCCGGACCACTTCGATGCGCGCGTGGAAATGGGCTACGAAGTGGAAAGCCACATGGCGCTGCTGTTTCCGCTGCGGCGTTTGATCGGCGACCTGTGCACCTACCTGTCGATCCGCGACGGCGGCGTGCAGCGTTTCGTGCTGCGCCTGGAGCACGAGGGCGCGCACACCGATGTCGAAGTCGGGCTGCTGGCCGCCGAACGCGAGCCGGCGATGCTGTTCGAACTCACCCGCAATCGCCTGGAGCGCGTGCAGATCGATCAGCCGGTGGTGGCGCTGCGCTTGCTGGCGCGCGAACTACCGCCGTTCGTGCCGGCCTCGCGCGATCTGTTCGATCTGCGCGCGCAGCAGACCCAGCCCTGGCCGCAGCTGCGCGAACGCCTGCGCGCGCGTTTGGGCGACGAGGCGGTGTACCGGGTGGTGCCGGCCGGCGATCCGCGTCCGGAGCGCGCCTGGCGCCGCGTGGAGGGCGACCAGGCGCGCATCGCCGATGCGCCGGCGCGTCCGCCGCGGCCCTTGTGGCTGCTGCCGCAGCCCATGCCGCTGCGCGATGCGCAACCGCGCATCGTGTCCGGCCCCGAGCGCCTGGAAAGCGGCTGGTGGGACGGCGCCGACGCGCGCCGCGACTACTACCTGATCGAGACCGGCCAGGGCCAGCGCGCCTGGGCCTATGCGCCGCCGGGCGAGCGCGAGGGCTGGATGCTGCACGGGTGGTTCGCATGA
- a CDS encoding gamma-glutamylcyclotransferase family protein codes for MIQRLFVYGTLAPGRINAHVMADIPGRWQPASVTGTLLQEGWGAAVGFPGIVLDEHGAQVAGLVFSSERMDEHWPRLDEFEGDGYRRVLTTATLDDGTRVQAYVYSLADPAPASD; via the coding sequence ATGATCCAGCGATTGTTCGTATACGGCACCCTCGCGCCGGGGCGCATCAATGCCCATGTGATGGCGGACATTCCTGGGCGTTGGCAGCCGGCCAGCGTCACCGGCACCCTGCTGCAGGAAGGCTGGGGCGCGGCGGTGGGCTTCCCGGGCATCGTGCTGGACGAACACGGCGCGCAGGTGGCGGGCCTGGTGTTCAGTTCGGAGCGGATGGACGAACACTGGCCGCGCCTGGACGAGTTCGAAGGCGACGGCTATCGGCGCGTGCTGACCACGGCCACGCTGGACGACGGCACGCGCGTGCAGGCCTACGTCTACAGCCTGGCCGATCCCGCGCCCGCGTCGGACTGA
- a CDS encoding serine hydrolase, producing MPALHRLLLLLALLSPAAHAADDGWPAARAGDTAFDPARLRALDARLGDGSLKQLTGVFVVQRGQPVYERYFNGADADTLHDVRSATKSVTALLVGAAIDRGKLPGVQDRVYDRFPEFLARHPVDPRLRATTLADLLTMSSQWECDDENPFSTGNEERMYVTERWLDFALALPVKGYAPWMRKPADSPHGRSFAYCTAGSFVAGAVVERAVGQPLPEFAADALERPLGIVRSQWNRSPEGIGMGGGGTRYRSRDLAKFGQLVLDQGRWHGKQVISASYIAAMTREQAKANDEAEYGYQWWRMHFDVAGRDVAAWAMSGNGGNYVLVVPERQLVAVITSTAYNQRNGHIASREIFRELLAALR from the coding sequence ATGCCCGCCCTGCACCGCCTGCTGCTGTTGCTCGCCCTGCTCAGCCCCGCCGCCCACGCCGCCGACGACGGCTGGCCGGCCGCGCGCGCCGGCGATACCGCCTTCGACCCAGCGCGGCTGCGCGCCCTGGACGCGCGCCTGGGCGACGGCAGCCTCAAACAGCTAACCGGCGTGTTCGTGGTACAGCGCGGCCAGCCGGTGTACGAGCGCTACTTCAACGGCGCCGACGCCGACACCCTGCACGACGTGCGCTCGGCGACCAAGAGCGTGACCGCGCTGCTGGTCGGCGCGGCGATCGACCGCGGCAAGCTGCCCGGCGTGCAGGACCGCGTCTACGACCGGTTTCCGGAATTCCTGGCGCGCCACCCGGTCGACCCGCGCCTGCGCGCCACCACCCTGGCCGACCTGCTGACCATGAGCTCGCAGTGGGAATGCGACGACGAAAACCCGTTCTCCACCGGCAACGAGGAGCGCATGTACGTGACCGAACGCTGGCTGGACTTCGCCCTGGCGCTGCCGGTCAAGGGCTATGCGCCGTGGATGCGCAAGCCCGCCGACAGCCCGCACGGCCGCTCGTTCGCTTACTGCACGGCCGGTTCCTTCGTCGCCGGCGCGGTGGTCGAACGCGCGGTCGGCCAGCCGCTGCCGGAGTTCGCCGCCGACGCGCTGGAACGCCCGCTGGGGATCGTGCGCAGTCAGTGGAACCGGTCGCCCGAGGGCATCGGCATGGGCGGCGGCGGCACCCGCTACCGCAGCCGCGATCTGGCCAAGTTCGGCCAGCTGGTACTCGACCAGGGGCGCTGGCACGGCAAGCAGGTGATCTCGGCGTCCTACATCGCGGCGATGACCCGCGAGCAAGCCAAGGCAAACGACGAGGCCGAATACGGCTACCAGTGGTGGCGCATGCACTTCGACGTCGCTGGCCGCGACGTCGCCGCCTGGGCCATGTCCGGCAACGGCGGCAACTACGTGCTGGTGGTGCCGGAGCGGCAGCTGGTAGCGGTGATCACCAGCACCGCCTACAACCAGCGCAACGGCCATATCGCCTCGCGCGAGATCTTCCGCGAGCTGCTCGCGGCGCTGCGCTGA
- the lexA gene encoding transcriptional repressor LexA, which produces MDTPDSLPPQRAAVLAFLRRELAAGRAPSLAEIAAAFGFASRNAAQKHVQALVADGWLALAPGRKRGLSLPGGGADVLPLAVLGRVAAGAPIGADIGLDQQLWLDRRLFSPTPDYLLKVQGDSMIDDGILDGDLVGVHRSADARDGQTVVARIDGELTIKRLQRTRRQIRLLPRNSAHAPIVVEAGQDFAIEGVYCGLVRLG; this is translated from the coding sequence ATGGACACGCCCGACTCCCTGCCGCCGCAACGTGCCGCCGTGCTGGCCTTCCTGCGCCGCGAACTGGCGGCCGGGCGCGCGCCCAGCCTGGCCGAGATCGCCGCCGCCTTCGGCTTCGCTTCGCGCAACGCCGCCCAGAAGCACGTGCAGGCGCTGGTCGCCGACGGCTGGCTGGCACTGGCGCCGGGCCGCAAGCGCGGGCTGAGCCTGCCGGGCGGCGGCGCCGACGTGCTGCCGCTGGCGGTGCTGGGCCGGGTCGCGGCGGGCGCGCCGATCGGCGCCGACATCGGCCTGGACCAGCAGCTGTGGCTGGACCGCCGGCTGTTTTCGCCGACGCCGGACTATCTGCTGAAGGTGCAGGGCGATTCGATGATCGACGACGGCATCCTCGACGGCGACCTGGTCGGCGTGCACCGCAGCGCCGACGCGCGCGACGGGCAGACCGTGGTCGCGCGCATCGACGGCGAGCTGACGATCAAGCGTTTGCAGCGCACGCGCCGGCAGATCCGCCTGCTGCCGCGCAACAGCGCGCATGCGCCGATCGTGGTGGAGGCGGGGCAGGACTTCGCCATCGAAGGCGTTTACTGCGGCCTGGTGCGGCTGGGCTGA
- a CDS encoding error-prone DNA polymerase produces the protein MSWDDAVNGVDRDTPGGRLPRAWEVAQRLRLQAANDDADSGDDLPAYAELHCLSDFSFLRGASSAEDLFARALHCGYEALAITDECSLAGIVRALEASRATGLRLVVGSEFVLDCGLKLVLLVETQHGYAQLCRLITLARRAAPKGAYRLTRDDVQQVLGEGEAGVFALWLPASMPDPVQGQWLRGLLGERAFLAVELRREEDDDQRLRVLLDLAARLDLVPVASGDVHMDLRRQRVLQDTMTAIRHNTPLADCGAQLFRNGERHLRTRRALGNIYPPELLAAAVRLAQRCRFRMDEVQYKYPAELVPEGHTPTSWLRELTEAGKLRRWPEGAPAAVVKQIDDELELIAELEYEAFFLTVEDIVRYARSLDILCQGRGSSANSAVCFALGITAVNPAESRLLMARFLSKERGEPPDIDVDFEHERREEVLQYVYAKYGRERAALAATVIRYRGKSAVRDVAKAFGLPPDQIALLAECYGWGNGETPMEQRLRESGFDPDNPLIRRVLAVTSQLRGHPRHLSQHVGGFVINDTPLYTVVPVENAAMDERTIIQWDKDDLETMKLLKVDCLALGMLTCIRKAVALIERHRGYTIDIAQLPAGDGPTYEMIQAADTIGVFQIESRAQMSMLPRLKPKNFYDLVVEVAIVRPGPIQGGMVHPYLRRRQGKEPVDYPSPDIQHILGNTLGIPLFQEQVMELVIHAGYTPSEADGLRRSMAAWGRGGDMEPHRQRIRHLMEGKGYSSAFIDQIFEQIKGFGSYGFPQSHAASFAKLVYISCWMKRHEPAAFACALLNAQPMGFYSPSEIVQDARRGRGNRVGVEVLPVDVSCSDWDNTLQGGAVRIGEGDGGQAAIRLGLRQVSGLSENTALALVAARTRAPFADVRDLCLRAGLDEKARHALAEAGALQSLAGHRHAARWAVAGIERQRPLLPDSPDEDAIELPAPTQGEDVLSDYRALGLSLRTHPLALLRKRLQQQRVLDSRQLREQPHGRGVHAAGIVTQRQRPATAGGTIFVTLEDEHGMVNVVVWQDVALRSRKALLGARLLAVRGRWEQVDGVQHLIARQMQDLSHLLGELQTSSRDFH, from the coding sequence ATGAGCTGGGACGATGCCGTGAACGGGGTCGATCGCGACACGCCCGGCGGCCGCCTGCCGCGCGCCTGGGAGGTCGCGCAGCGATTGCGCCTGCAGGCCGCCAACGACGACGCCGACAGCGGCGACGACCTGCCCGCGTATGCCGAGCTGCATTGCCTGTCCGATTTTTCCTTTCTGCGCGGCGCGTCCAGCGCCGAGGATCTGTTCGCGCGCGCGCTGCATTGCGGCTACGAGGCGCTGGCGATCACCGACGAATGCTCGCTGGCCGGGATCGTGCGTGCGCTGGAGGCCTCGCGCGCGACCGGGCTGCGTCTGGTGGTGGGCAGCGAGTTCGTGCTGGATTGCGGTCTGAAGCTGGTGCTGCTGGTGGAAACCCAGCACGGCTACGCCCAGCTGTGCCGCTTGATTACCCTGGCACGCCGCGCGGCGCCCAAGGGCGCGTACCGCCTGACCCGCGATGATGTACAGCAGGTGCTGGGCGAGGGCGAGGCCGGCGTGTTCGCGCTGTGGTTGCCCGCCTCCATGCCGGACCCGGTGCAGGGGCAGTGGTTGCGCGGCCTGCTCGGCGAGCGCGCCTTCCTGGCCGTGGAACTGCGCCGCGAAGAAGACGACGACCAACGCCTGCGCGTATTGCTGGACCTGGCAGCGCGTCTGGACCTGGTGCCGGTGGCCAGCGGCGACGTGCACATGGACCTGCGCCGGCAGCGCGTGCTGCAGGACACCATGACCGCGATCCGCCACAACACCCCGCTGGCCGACTGCGGCGCGCAGCTGTTCCGCAACGGCGAACGTCACCTGCGCACGCGCCGCGCGCTGGGCAACATCTACCCGCCCGAGCTGCTGGCCGCCGCCGTGCGGCTGGCGCAGCGCTGCCGCTTCCGCATGGACGAGGTGCAATACAAGTACCCGGCCGAGCTGGTGCCCGAGGGGCATACGCCCACCAGTTGGCTGCGCGAACTGACCGAAGCCGGAAAACTCAGGCGCTGGCCCGAGGGCGCGCCGGCCGCCGTGGTGAAACAGATCGACGACGAGTTGGAGCTGATCGCGGAACTCGAGTACGAAGCTTTTTTTCTGACCGTGGAAGACATCGTGCGCTACGCGCGCTCGTTGGACATCCTGTGTCAGGGGCGCGGTTCCTCGGCCAATTCGGCGGTCTGCTTCGCGTTGGGCATCACCGCGGTAAACCCGGCCGAGAGCCGGCTGCTGATGGCGCGCTTCCTGTCCAAAGAGCGCGGCGAGCCGCCCGACATCGACGTCGATTTCGAGCACGAGCGGCGCGAGGAAGTGTTGCAGTACGTGTATGCCAAGTACGGCCGCGAGCGCGCCGCGCTGGCCGCCACCGTGATCCGCTACCGCGGCAAGAGCGCGGTGCGCGACGTGGCCAAGGCCTTCGGCCTGCCGCCGGACCAGATCGCCCTGTTGGCCGAATGCTACGGCTGGGGCAACGGCGAGACGCCGATGGAGCAGCGCCTGCGCGAGTCCGGTTTCGACCCCGACAATCCGCTGATCCGGCGCGTGCTGGCGGTGACTTCGCAATTGCGCGGGCACCCGCGCCACCTCTCGCAGCACGTCGGCGGTTTCGTCATCAACGACACGCCGCTGTACACGGTGGTGCCGGTGGAAAACGCGGCCATGGACGAGCGCACCATCATCCAGTGGGACAAGGACGACCTGGAGACCATGAAGCTGCTCAAGGTCGACTGCCTGGCGCTGGGCATGCTGACCTGCATCCGCAAGGCGGTGGCGCTGATCGAGCGCCATCGCGGTTACACGATCGACATCGCGCAGCTGCCGGCGGGCGATGGGCCGACCTACGAGATGATCCAGGCCGCCGACACCATCGGCGTGTTCCAGATCGAATCGCGCGCGCAGATGAGCATGCTGCCGCGGCTGAAGCCCAAGAACTTCTACGACCTGGTGGTGGAAGTGGCGATCGTGCGGCCCGGGCCGATCCAGGGCGGCATGGTGCATCCGTATCTGCGGCGGCGGCAGGGCAAGGAGCCGGTGGATTATCCGTCCCCGGACATCCAGCACATCCTCGGAAACACTCTGGGTATCCCGTTGTTCCAGGAGCAGGTGATGGAACTGGTGATCCACGCCGGTTACACGCCGTCGGAGGCCGATGGCCTGCGCCGTTCCATGGCGGCCTGGGGGCGCGGCGGCGACATGGAGCCGCATCGCCAGCGCATCCGTCATCTGATGGAGGGAAAAGGGTATTCCTCCGCCTTCATCGATCAGATCTTCGAGCAGATCAAAGGCTTCGGTTCCTACGGTTTCCCGCAAAGCCACGCCGCCTCCTTCGCCAAGCTGGTCTACATCAGCTGCTGGATGAAGCGCCACGAGCCGGCGGCGTTCGCCTGCGCCTTGCTCAACGCGCAACCGATGGGCTTCTATTCGCCCAGCGAAATCGTGCAGGACGCGCGCCGCGGCCGCGGTAACCGCGTCGGTGTGGAAGTGCTGCCGGTGGACGTGAGTTGCAGCGACTGGGACAACACCCTGCAAGGCGGCGCGGTCCGCATCGGCGAGGGCGACGGCGGGCAGGCGGCGATCCGTCTGGGTTTGCGCCAGGTGAGCGGCCTGTCGGAAAACACGGCGCTCGCGCTGGTCGCCGCACGCACGCGCGCCCCGTTCGCCGATGTGCGCGACCTGTGTCTGCGCGCGGGCCTGGACGAGAAGGCCCGTCACGCCCTGGCCGAGGCCGGCGCCTTGCAGAGCCTGGCCGGCCACCGCCACGCCGCGCGCTGGGCGGTGGCCGGCATCGAGCGCCAGCGCCCGCTGCTGCCGGACAGTCCGGACGAGGACGCGATCGAACTGCCCGCACCGACCCAGGGCGAGGACGTGCTGTCCGACTACCGGGCGCTGGGCCTGAGCCTGCGCACGCATCCGCTGGCGCTGTTGCGCAAGCGCCTGCAGCAGCAGCGGGTGCTGGACTCGCGCCAGCTGCGCGAGCAGCCGCACGGGCGCGGCGTGCATGCGGCCGGCATCGTCACCCAGCGCCAGCGTCCGGCCACCGCCGGCGGCACCATCTTCGTCACCCTCGAGGACGAGCACGGCATGGTCAACGTGGTGGTGTGGCAGGACGTCGCTCTGCGCTCGCGCAAAGCCCTGCTCGGCGCGCGCCTGCTGGCGGTGCGCGGCCGCTGGGAGCAGGTCGACGGCGTGCAGCACCTGATCGCGCGCCAGATGCAGGACCTCAGCCATCTGTTGGGTGAGCTGCAGACCAGCTCGCGCGATTTCCACTGA